In Eupeodes corollae chromosome 3, idEupCoro1.1, whole genome shotgun sequence, a single genomic region encodes these proteins:
- the LOC129948983 gene encoding proteasome subunit alpha type-4 encodes MARRYDSRTTIFSPEGRLYQVEYAMEAISHAGTCLGILAEDGILLAAERRNTNRLLDSAIFSEKIYKLNNDMACSVAGITSDANVLTNELRVIAQRYQYNYGESMPCEQLVSYLCDIKQAYTQYGGKRPFGVSILYMGWDKHYGYQLYQSDPSGNYGGWKATCIGNNFGAAVSMLKQEISETEKITLSGAQDLAVKVLSKTLDTNKLTSDKVEMATLQRVNGKTVIKILTTAEVEVLIKKYQKLEAEQEAAKKEKQAAQKS; translated from the exons ATG gCTCGGCGTTATGATTCCCGTACTACCATCTTCTCACCAGAAG gaCGTCTCTATCAAGTAGAGTATGCCATGGAAGCTATCTCTCATGCTGGTACATGTCTTGGTATCTTAGCTGAAGATGGTATCCTTTTGGCTGCAGAACGTCGCAACACCAATAGGCTACTGGACAGCGCTATCTTTTCGGAAAAAATCTACAAGCTTAATAA TGATATGGCATGTTCGGTTGCTGGCATTACTTCTGACGCAAACGTCCTCACAAATGAGTTGAGAGTGATTGCTCAGCGCTACCAGTACAATTATGGAGAGTCGATGCCATGCGAGCAGCTGGTCTCCTACTTGTGCGACATCAAACAGGCATACACCCAGTACGGTGGCAAGCGACCATTCGGAGTGTCTATCCTCTACATGGGTTGGGACAAACACTACGGCTACCAACTATACCAGTCCGACCCCAGTGGCAACTACGGTGGCTGGAAGGCAACTTGCATTGGCAACAACTTTGGAGCTGCTGTGTCAATGTTAAAGCAAGAAATCAGCGAAACCGAAAAAATTACACTTTCCGGTGCACAGGATCTTGCTGTTAAGGTGCTGAGCAAAACCCTTGACACCAACAAGTTGACATCGGACAAAGTTGAGATGGCCACTCTGCAGCGAGTGAATGGGAAGACTGTAATTAAGATTCTCACAACAGCCGAGGTGGAAGTTCTAATTAAGAAATACCAGAAACTTGAGGCGGAACAAGAAGcagcaaagaaagaaaaacaagctgcccaaaaatcttaa
- the LOC129948982 gene encoding uncharacterized protein LOC129948982 isoform X2 — protein sequence MDNKSAQLEFKLLADRTLGVLQHLGGTQRSEALKYFIESLRLKYPESYEQVRLNFCKNAIVASNSIKKEEINLYNIKKEEQQSNSVGGVGVVSSRVGGIDGGSSNSNSSAATDLNQNFEKILCKEEFMCIDDEDEIDGDEDIDDIEDDDDESSSSPPQLRNHRIHQIHRMDSSSSSSLLKLHEDESAAMVRMPFNAHYQSLADPLDLIPSSIIDVKNPLVAGRKSEILGSNLRLKRTNSLCRIGGVGGGFTFHPDSSIAVHYNQRDGEISIRSFKEQFRCRIKFALNHHHKPFLKEIFKNLVLTGRIDGIKPPRRALPALLPPPPSGPDRPSKNDESHTIENTNAESISRISAELILEQQQPQHQHNNQQQQQQPTYNSTSKLILNNNNNNTNLNGMSALMSKEFNSSSSRNNMNDFSTSSYNHHHHHHLNHPNLEDNSQTTNTEDSSEDATNLTGVGMDTNSMSGSILNSIEEDEIDLMSMDPQQGPGHSMMMQQQQQFYDQQQMLRRQFDQNAHQPEELMMMQQQAESQHDMLDDDDDEDEAKESTSLDLDNGGSSAGQTSTPGSGSKKAKPCYSCMQCPKSYRKRKSLLDHYKSHPGFCHDCGQSNGHSLEEIIEHNRTVHAKEFPFVCETCGESYSRRQQFHAHVESHNKKEFKTYICVECGQKFPYKKLHLQHIEDTGHKADGAICEVCGAAFPSKNALHQHIIKSHKKDNFFECHICQNRFTLKANLERHVQLHTEIKRTYVCDLCGSSYFTYSALKDHCSNAHTDASECKCPLCGKRFGSAKSLQRHLPSHSEERPHSCCYCEQTFKWKTHLVRHKQTVHSNEPASKIKKRFAKSDEELIPMDIPGPPPAKIPKKSNSSKPKQQQKAIVVTNTPTPMPTSTIQQSSKEQQQQSQPPQSQPQQQPPPPQQQQQQQQQHQQQQQQQQQAHHQQQQYTNSNSNSSNNSSISHQLGGGESQNSIYNHSFSAENLLGQQCNQPTPPPQPLQPLQQQQQQQHHQQQQQQQQLLHRLTPNADNSNLIVRLNSFNSGAETQFHFDQNTAGAYQQQQQQQQQQQQQQQQQQQLLSQYQQHQQHMRSHTPQSPQHQSLHHQQLQQQQQQNAHFAPPHHLLHQQHQLHHQQSPHSHHRQHQRSPHHHQQQQHQQLQHQQASHSSPQHHQHTPLQSPQPVGVAVAVPQAPPQQQQQQQQPPQSQSSHHLHQQQQQQQQQQQQYPCASIQQPPNPNDWSNMNFTTSANPTNQQQQQQQQQQQQQHQQQQQQQQRSPAIGGPGGGPGDFLGLPMNVNPAGRQQAPTVGSTGGNGGVVKPSGPPAAHDQQSVLNADIINFQNMWPQNPQPQQMAFNNATQPVVAPGSADPHNYNNIGSILTNLDIIGNNNPMEYNFELLPPPPPPQQTNSLPVPQQQQQHHPYASAAGLLRHSYDYPNHTLTDISEQKNSFQSYHQPVAVVTPPSGYDPQPVPSSRVYGQQADETKTVLPPISEYMHHAGLQPPPQDVNLVYYPVKND from the exons ATGGATAACAAGAGTGCACAATTGGAATTTAAGTTGCTG GCTGACCGCACTCTAGGAGTTCTTCAACATCTAGGTGGCACCCAACGTAGCGAagcacttaaatattttatcgaaTCTCTACGTTTAAAGTATCCCGAATCATACGAACAAgttcgtttaaatttttgtaaaaatgccaTCGTTGCaagtaattcaattaaaaaagaagaaatcaatttgtacaatataaaaaaggagGAGCAACAGTCGAATAGTGTTGGAGGAGTTGGTGTGGTGTCATCGCGTGTAGGTGGCATTGATGGCGGGAGTAGCAATAGCAACAGTAGCGCAGCTACTGATCTCAATCAGAACTTTGAGAAGATTCTATGTAAAGAGGAATTTATGTGCATCGATGATGAGGACGAAATCGATGGTGATGAAGATATCGATGATATtgaagatgatgacgatgaaagTAGCAGTAGCCCCCCACAGTTGCGCAACCATAGAATTCATCAGATCCATCGCATGGactcgtcttcgtcgtcgtccttaCTTAAATTGCACGAAGACGAAAGTGCCGCAATGGTGCGGATGCCGTTCAATGCTCATTATCAAAGCTTGGCCGATCCTTTGGACTTGATACCGTCTTCTATAATCGATGTTAAAAATCCTCTGGTGGCGGGAAGGAAAAGTGAAATTCTAGGAAGCAATTTACGTTTGAAACGTACCAACTCGCTCTGTAGGATAGGTGGTGTTGGTGGTGGATTTACATTTCACCCAGATTCCTCGATCGCTGTACACTACAATCAGCGTGACGGAGAAATTAGTATTAGATCGTTCAAAGAGCAATTTCGTTGTAGAATAAAATTCGCTTTAAATCACCACCATAAGccttttcttaaagaaatatttaagaatcTTGTATTGACTGGACGCATTGATGGAATCAAACCTCCGCGAAGAGCTCTTCCGGCGCTACTCCCGCCACCACCATCTGGACCTGACCGCCCCTCCAAGAATGATGAATCCCATACAATAGAGAACACCAATGCCGAATCAATTAGTAGAATCTCAGCTGAACTCATTTtggaacaacaacaaccacaacatCAACACAACaaccagcaacaacaacaacaacctacTTACAATAGTACTAGTAAACTAATtctaaataataacaacaacaacactaaTCTTAACGGAATGTCCGCGCTCATGTCTAAAGAATTCAATAGCAGCAGTAGTAGAAACAACATGAACGACTTTTCGACATCTAGCTACAATCATCACCACCATCACCACCTTAACCATCCGAATCTCGAGGACAATAGCCAAACCACAAACACCGAAGACAGTTCTGAAGATGCTACGAACCTAACAGGCGTTGGAATGGATACGAACAGCATGTCGGGCTCGATTTTAAACAGTATTGAAGAGGATGAGATCGATTTGATGTCCATGGATCCACAGCAGGGGCCCGGACACAGTATGATGatgcaacagcagcagcagttcTACGACCAGCAACAGATGCTTCGTCGTCAATTTGACCAGAATGCGCATCAACCAGAAGAGCTAATGATGATGCAGCAGCAAGCAGAGTCGCAACACGATATGctcgatgacgacgatgatgaagaCGAAGCAAAGGAGTCAACTTCGTTGGACCTGGACAATGGGGGTAGTTCAGCGGGACAAACATCAACTCCTGGATCGGGAAGTAAAAAGGCCAAACCGTGCTATAGTTGTATGCAATGTCCCAAATCGTACAGAAAGAGGAAATCGCTGCTGGATCATTATAAGAGTCACCCAGGCTTTTGTCATGATTGTGGCCAATCCAATGGTCATTCGTTAGAG GAAATCATTGAACATAATCGTACGGTGCACGCTAAGGAATTTCCATTTGTGTGTGAAACATGCGGCGAATCGTATTCACGTCGTCAGCAGTTTCATGCCCATGTTGAGTCTCACAACAAAAAGGAGTTCAAAA CTTACATATGCGTCGAGTGTGGCCAGAAGTTTCCTTACAAAAAGCTTCATCTGCAGCACATCGAGGATACCGGTCATAAGGCAGATGGAGCCATATGCGAGGTGTGTGGTGCAGCGTTTCCATCAAAGAATGCGCTACACCAGCACATTATTAAGTCTCATAAAAAGGACAATTTCTTTGAGTGTCACATTTGTCAGAATCGATTCACGCTCAAAGCGAACCTCGAGCGTCATGTACAACTGCACACGGAAATCAAGCGAACTTATGTTTGTGATCTGTGTGGTTCGTCGTACTTCACGTATTCGGCATTGAAGGATCACTGTAGCAACGCCCATACTGACGCATCCGAGTGCAAGTGTCCATTGTGTGGCAAGAGGTTTGGTTCGGCAAAGTCGTTGCAGCGGCATTTGCCGTCACACTCGGAAGAGAGACCACACAGCTGTTGTTATTGTGAACAG aCGTTCAAATGGAAGACCCATCTTGTGCGCCACAAGCAAACGGTTCATAGCAACGAACCGGCATCGAAAATCAAAAAGCGTTTTGCTAAATCTGACGAgg aattgattCCGATGGATATACCGGGACCACCGCCGGCTAAAATACcgaaaaaatcaaattcgaGCAAACCAAAGCAACAACAGAAAGCAATTGTAGTTACAAATACCCCAACACCAATGCCCACAAGTACAATTCAGCAATCATCAAAAGAACAGCAGCAACAATCGCAGCCTCCACAATCGCAACCCCAACAACAGCCTCCGCCaccgcagcagcagcagcaacagcagcaacaacatcaacagcagcaacaacaacagcaacaggcacaccatcaacaacaacaatatacaAACTCTAATAGCAATAGCAGCAACAATTCATCAATATCGCATCAGTTGGGAGGCGGGGAatctcaaaattcaatttataaccACAGCTTTAGTGCAGAGAATCTGCTTGGACAACAGTGCAATCAACCAACACCTCCTCCGCAGCCGTTGCAGCCGttgcaacaacagcaacaacagcaacatcatcaacagcagcagcagcaacaacaattgCTGCACCGCTTGACACCAAATGCAGACAATAGCAATCTAATTGTGCGTCTGAACAGCTTTAATTCGGGTGCTGAAACTCAGTTTCATTTCGATCAAAACACAGCGGGAGCCtatcaacagcagcagcagcaacagcaacagcagcagcagcaacaacaacagcaacaacagcttCTCAGCCAAtatcaacaacatcaacaacacaTGCGTAGCCATACGCCACAAAGCCCACAGCATCAGAGTCTTCACCACCAACAGttacagcagcagcaacagcagaatGCTCACTTTGCTCCTCCACATCATTTGCTCCATCAACAGCATCAGTTGCACCACCAGCAATCGCCGCATTCACATCATCGTCAGCATCAGAGGTCACCGCATCACCAccaacagcagcaacaccaaCAATTGCAGCACCAACAAGCATCACACTCTTCGCCGCAACACCATCAACACACTCCGTTGCAGTCTCCCCAACCAGTGGGTGTGGCAGTGGCAGTGCCACAGGCGCCTcctcaacaacagcaacaacaacagcaaccacCGCAATCACAATCATCACACCATCTTcaccaacagcaacaacaacaacagcagcagcaacaacaatacCCATGTGCCTCAATTCAGCAACCTCCAAATCCGAACGATTGGAGCAATATGAATTTTACAACTTCAGCTAATCCCACCaatcaacaacagcagcagcaacaacaacagcaacaacaacaacaccaacaacaacagcagcagcagcaacggAGTCCAGCAATTGGTGGACCTGGCGGCGGACCTGGAG ACTTCCTCGGGCTTCCAATGAATGTTAATCCTGCCGGACGACAACAAGCACCAACTGTTGGTAGTACAGGTGGAAATGGTGGCGTAGTAAAACCCTCTGGCCCACCCGCAGCACATGATCAACAATCTGTTCTAAATGCtgatataattaattttcag aATATGTGGCCGCAAAATCCACAGCCACAACAAATGGCATTCAACAACGCCACTCAACCAGTGGTCGCACCAGGTTCCGCAGATCCACACAACTACAACAACATTGGAAGTATTCTAACCAATTTAGACATTATAGGTAATAACAATCCGATGGAGTACAATTTCGAGTTGTTGCCGCCGCCACCGCCACCACAGCAAACTAACTCGCTTCCCGTTccccaacaacagcaacagcatcaTCCCTATGCAAGCGCAGCAGGTCTTCTGCGTCACTCCTACGACTATCCCAATCACACCCTAACTGACATATCCGAACAAAAGAACTCCTTTCAATCATATCACCAGCCAGTAGCGGTGGTAACACCACCCTCCGGCTATGACCCCCAACCGGTGCCCAGCAGTCGTGTATATGGCCAGCAAGCGGACGAAACGAAAACTGTCCTCCCTCCCATCAGCGAGTACATGCACCATGCGGGTCTTCAACCTCCTCCGCAGGACGTGAACCTTGTCTACTACCCAGTGAAAAATGACTAG
- the LOC129948982 gene encoding uncharacterized protein LOC129948982 isoform X1 produces the protein MDNKSAQLEFKLLADRTLGVLQHLGGTQRSEALKYFIESLRLKYPESYEQVRLNFCKNAIVASNSIKKEEINLYNIKKEEQQSNSVGGVGVVSSRVGGIDGGSSNSNSSAATDLNQNFEKILCKEEFMCIDDEDEIDGDEDIDDIEDDDDESSSSPPQLRNHRIHQIHRMDSSSSSSLLKLHEDESAAMVRMPFNAHYQSLADPLDLIPSSIIDVKNPLVAGRKSEILGSNLRLKRTNSLCRIGGVGGGFTFHPDSSIAVHYNQRDGEISIRSFKEQFRCRIKFALNHHHKPFLKEIFKNLVLTGRIDGIKPPRRALPALLPPPPSGPDRPSKNDESHTIENTNAESISRISAELILEQQQPQHQHNNQQQQQQPTYNSTSKLILNNNNNNTNLNGMSALMSKEFNSSSSRNNMNDFSTSSYNHHHHHHLNHPNLEDNSQTTNTEDSSEDATNLTGVGMDTNSMSGSILNSIEEDEIDLMSMDPQQGPGHSMMMQQQQQFYDQQQMLRRQFDQNAHQPEELMMMQQQAESQHDMLDDDDDEDEAKESTSLDLDNGGSSAGQTSTPGSGSKKAKPCYSCMQCPKSYRKRKSLLDHYKSHPGFCHDCGQSNGHSLEEIIEHNRTVHAKEFPFVCETCGESYSRRQQFHAHVESHNKKEFKTYICVECGQKFPYKKLHLQHIEDTGHKADGAICEVCGAAFPSKNALHQHIIKSHKKDNFFECHICQNRFTLKANLERHVQLHTEIKRTYVCDLCGSSYFTYSALKDHCSNAHTDASECKCPLCGKRFGSAKSLQRHLPSHSEERPHSCCYCEQTFKWKTHLVRHKQTVHSNEPASKIKKRFAKSDEELIPMDIPGPPPAKIPKKSNSSKPKQQQKAIVVTNTPTPMPTSTIQQSSKEQQQQSQPPQSQPQQQPPPPQQQQQQQQQHQQQQQQQQQAHHQQQQYTNSNSNSSNNSSISHQLGGGESQNSIYNHSFSAENLLGQQCNQPTPPPQPLQPLQQQQQQQHHQQQQQQQQLLHRLTPNADNSNLIVRLNSFNSGAETQFHFDQNTAGAYQQQQQQQQQQQQQQQQQQQLLSQYQQHQQHMRSHTPQSPQHQSLHHQQLQQQQQQNAHFAPPHHLLHQQHQLHHQQSPHSHHRQHQRSPHHHQQQQHQQLQHQQASHSSPQHHQHTPLQSPQPVGVAVAVPQAPPQQQQQQQQPPQSQSSHHLHQQQQQQQQQQQQYPCASIQQPPNPNDWSNMNFTTSANPTNQQQQQQQQQQQQQHQQQQQQQQRSPAIGGPGGGPGVIHVDSTDFLGLPMNVNPAGRQQAPTVGSTGGNGGVVKPSGPPAAHDQQSVLNADIINFQNMWPQNPQPQQMAFNNATQPVVAPGSADPHNYNNIGSILTNLDIIGNNNPMEYNFELLPPPPPPQQTNSLPVPQQQQQHHPYASAAGLLRHSYDYPNHTLTDISEQKNSFQSYHQPVAVVTPPSGYDPQPVPSSRVYGQQADETKTVLPPISEYMHHAGLQPPPQDVNLVYYPVKND, from the exons ATGGATAACAAGAGTGCACAATTGGAATTTAAGTTGCTG GCTGACCGCACTCTAGGAGTTCTTCAACATCTAGGTGGCACCCAACGTAGCGAagcacttaaatattttatcgaaTCTCTACGTTTAAAGTATCCCGAATCATACGAACAAgttcgtttaaatttttgtaaaaatgccaTCGTTGCaagtaattcaattaaaaaagaagaaatcaatttgtacaatataaaaaaggagGAGCAACAGTCGAATAGTGTTGGAGGAGTTGGTGTGGTGTCATCGCGTGTAGGTGGCATTGATGGCGGGAGTAGCAATAGCAACAGTAGCGCAGCTACTGATCTCAATCAGAACTTTGAGAAGATTCTATGTAAAGAGGAATTTATGTGCATCGATGATGAGGACGAAATCGATGGTGATGAAGATATCGATGATATtgaagatgatgacgatgaaagTAGCAGTAGCCCCCCACAGTTGCGCAACCATAGAATTCATCAGATCCATCGCATGGactcgtcttcgtcgtcgtccttaCTTAAATTGCACGAAGACGAAAGTGCCGCAATGGTGCGGATGCCGTTCAATGCTCATTATCAAAGCTTGGCCGATCCTTTGGACTTGATACCGTCTTCTATAATCGATGTTAAAAATCCTCTGGTGGCGGGAAGGAAAAGTGAAATTCTAGGAAGCAATTTACGTTTGAAACGTACCAACTCGCTCTGTAGGATAGGTGGTGTTGGTGGTGGATTTACATTTCACCCAGATTCCTCGATCGCTGTACACTACAATCAGCGTGACGGAGAAATTAGTATTAGATCGTTCAAAGAGCAATTTCGTTGTAGAATAAAATTCGCTTTAAATCACCACCATAAGccttttcttaaagaaatatttaagaatcTTGTATTGACTGGACGCATTGATGGAATCAAACCTCCGCGAAGAGCTCTTCCGGCGCTACTCCCGCCACCACCATCTGGACCTGACCGCCCCTCCAAGAATGATGAATCCCATACAATAGAGAACACCAATGCCGAATCAATTAGTAGAATCTCAGCTGAACTCATTTtggaacaacaacaaccacaacatCAACACAACaaccagcaacaacaacaacaacctacTTACAATAGTACTAGTAAACTAATtctaaataataacaacaacaacactaaTCTTAACGGAATGTCCGCGCTCATGTCTAAAGAATTCAATAGCAGCAGTAGTAGAAACAACATGAACGACTTTTCGACATCTAGCTACAATCATCACCACCATCACCACCTTAACCATCCGAATCTCGAGGACAATAGCCAAACCACAAACACCGAAGACAGTTCTGAAGATGCTACGAACCTAACAGGCGTTGGAATGGATACGAACAGCATGTCGGGCTCGATTTTAAACAGTATTGAAGAGGATGAGATCGATTTGATGTCCATGGATCCACAGCAGGGGCCCGGACACAGTATGATGatgcaacagcagcagcagttcTACGACCAGCAACAGATGCTTCGTCGTCAATTTGACCAGAATGCGCATCAACCAGAAGAGCTAATGATGATGCAGCAGCAAGCAGAGTCGCAACACGATATGctcgatgacgacgatgatgaagaCGAAGCAAAGGAGTCAACTTCGTTGGACCTGGACAATGGGGGTAGTTCAGCGGGACAAACATCAACTCCTGGATCGGGAAGTAAAAAGGCCAAACCGTGCTATAGTTGTATGCAATGTCCCAAATCGTACAGAAAGAGGAAATCGCTGCTGGATCATTATAAGAGTCACCCAGGCTTTTGTCATGATTGTGGCCAATCCAATGGTCATTCGTTAGAG GAAATCATTGAACATAATCGTACGGTGCACGCTAAGGAATTTCCATTTGTGTGTGAAACATGCGGCGAATCGTATTCACGTCGTCAGCAGTTTCATGCCCATGTTGAGTCTCACAACAAAAAGGAGTTCAAAA CTTACATATGCGTCGAGTGTGGCCAGAAGTTTCCTTACAAAAAGCTTCATCTGCAGCACATCGAGGATACCGGTCATAAGGCAGATGGAGCCATATGCGAGGTGTGTGGTGCAGCGTTTCCATCAAAGAATGCGCTACACCAGCACATTATTAAGTCTCATAAAAAGGACAATTTCTTTGAGTGTCACATTTGTCAGAATCGATTCACGCTCAAAGCGAACCTCGAGCGTCATGTACAACTGCACACGGAAATCAAGCGAACTTATGTTTGTGATCTGTGTGGTTCGTCGTACTTCACGTATTCGGCATTGAAGGATCACTGTAGCAACGCCCATACTGACGCATCCGAGTGCAAGTGTCCATTGTGTGGCAAGAGGTTTGGTTCGGCAAAGTCGTTGCAGCGGCATTTGCCGTCACACTCGGAAGAGAGACCACACAGCTGTTGTTATTGTGAACAG aCGTTCAAATGGAAGACCCATCTTGTGCGCCACAAGCAAACGGTTCATAGCAACGAACCGGCATCGAAAATCAAAAAGCGTTTTGCTAAATCTGACGAgg aattgattCCGATGGATATACCGGGACCACCGCCGGCTAAAATACcgaaaaaatcaaattcgaGCAAACCAAAGCAACAACAGAAAGCAATTGTAGTTACAAATACCCCAACACCAATGCCCACAAGTACAATTCAGCAATCATCAAAAGAACAGCAGCAACAATCGCAGCCTCCACAATCGCAACCCCAACAACAGCCTCCGCCaccgcagcagcagcagcaacagcagcaacaacatcaacagcagcaacaacaacagcaacaggcacaccatcaacaacaacaatatacaAACTCTAATAGCAATAGCAGCAACAATTCATCAATATCGCATCAGTTGGGAGGCGGGGAatctcaaaattcaatttataaccACAGCTTTAGTGCAGAGAATCTGCTTGGACAACAGTGCAATCAACCAACACCTCCTCCGCAGCCGTTGCAGCCGttgcaacaacagcaacaacagcaacatcatcaacagcagcagcagcaacaacaattgCTGCACCGCTTGACACCAAATGCAGACAATAGCAATCTAATTGTGCGTCTGAACAGCTTTAATTCGGGTGCTGAAACTCAGTTTCATTTCGATCAAAACACAGCGGGAGCCtatcaacagcagcagcagcaacagcaacagcagcagcagcaacaacaacagcaacaacagcttCTCAGCCAAtatcaacaacatcaacaacacaTGCGTAGCCATACGCCACAAAGCCCACAGCATCAGAGTCTTCACCACCAACAGttacagcagcagcaacagcagaatGCTCACTTTGCTCCTCCACATCATTTGCTCCATCAACAGCATCAGTTGCACCACCAGCAATCGCCGCATTCACATCATCGTCAGCATCAGAGGTCACCGCATCACCAccaacagcagcaacaccaaCAATTGCAGCACCAACAAGCATCACACTCTTCGCCGCAACACCATCAACACACTCCGTTGCAGTCTCCCCAACCAGTGGGTGTGGCAGTGGCAGTGCCACAGGCGCCTcctcaacaacagcaacaacaacagcaaccacCGCAATCACAATCATCACACCATCTTcaccaacagcaacaacaacaacagcagcagcaacaacaatacCCATGTGCCTCAATTCAGCAACCTCCAAATCCGAACGATTGGAGCAATATGAATTTTACAACTTCAGCTAATCCCACCaatcaacaacagcagcagcaacaacaacagcaacaacaacaacaccaacaacaacagcagcagcagcaacggAGTCCAGCAATTGGTGGACCTGGCGGCGGACCTGGAG TGATTCATGTTGATTCAACAGACTTCCTCGGGCTTCCAATGAATGTTAATCCTGCCGGACGACAACAAGCACCAACTGTTGGTAGTACAGGTGGAAATGGTGGCGTAGTAAAACCCTCTGGCCCACCCGCAGCACATGATCAACAATCTGTTCTAAATGCtgatataattaattttcag aATATGTGGCCGCAAAATCCACAGCCACAACAAATGGCATTCAACAACGCCACTCAACCAGTGGTCGCACCAGGTTCCGCAGATCCACACAACTACAACAACATTGGAAGTATTCTAACCAATTTAGACATTATAGGTAATAACAATCCGATGGAGTACAATTTCGAGTTGTTGCCGCCGCCACCGCCACCACAGCAAACTAACTCGCTTCCCGTTccccaacaacagcaacagcatcaTCCCTATGCAAGCGCAGCAGGTCTTCTGCGTCACTCCTACGACTATCCCAATCACACCCTAACTGACATATCCGAACAAAAGAACTCCTTTCAATCATATCACCAGCCAGTAGCGGTGGTAACACCACCCTCCGGCTATGACCCCCAACCGGTGCCCAGCAGTCGTGTATATGGCCAGCAAGCGGACGAAACGAAAACTGTCCTCCCTCCCATCAGCGAGTACATGCACCATGCGGGTCTTCAACCTCCTCCGCAGGACGTGAACCTTGTCTACTACCCAGTGAAAAATGACTAG